One Pleurocapsa sp. PCC 7327 DNA segment encodes these proteins:
- a CDS encoding class I SAM-dependent methyltransferase — MIQQPLVKNSALKETTYSADHQCPNCTHQGLSLFYEVRNVPVHSCLMLSTQQEALDFPCGDVALGFCDRCGFVTNVLFDSKWSAYAPNYEDQQSFSPTFNKFALDLANRLIEKYDLRDKDLVEIGCSKGDFLLLLCELGNNRGVGIDPSVVAGRVKSKAADRVKFIQDYYSQKHAEYVGDFICCRHTLEHIHPTFEFIRTVRRSIGDRANIPVFFEIPDTTRVLRDMAFEDIYYEHCSYFTPGSLARLFRSCGFEVTDLYRDYGDQYLMIEALPVAIPSDKIHPLEETLEQMKEDVQYFATNIKNKLETWKQNLEQWQAQGQRVVVWGSGSKCVAFLTTLNTIDKIQYVIDINPHRHGKFIPGVGKEIKSPEFLKEYQPDRVIVMNPIYCDEIGQMLNEMGVVTELVPL, encoded by the coding sequence ATGATACAACAGCCATTAGTGAAAAATTCCGCCCTAAAAGAAACCACCTATTCGGCAGACCATCAATGTCCGAACTGCACTCATCAGGGACTGTCGCTTTTTTATGAAGTGCGAAACGTTCCCGTTCACAGTTGCTTGATGCTGTCCACCCAGCAAGAAGCGCTCGATTTTCCTTGCGGCGACGTTGCTTTGGGATTTTGCGATCGCTGTGGCTTCGTCACTAACGTGCTATTTGACTCCAAATGGTCGGCTTACGCGCCCAACTACGAAGATCAACAAAGTTTTTCGCCTACCTTCAATAAGTTTGCCCTCGATCTCGCCAATCGCCTAATCGAAAAATACGATCTGCGCGACAAAGATCTCGTTGAAATTGGTTGCTCCAAGGGGGATTTTCTCCTACTTCTATGCGAATTGGGCAACAATCGCGGTGTTGGAATCGATCCGAGCGTCGTCGCGGGCAGAGTTAAGAGCAAAGCTGCCGATCGCGTTAAATTTATTCAAGATTACTATTCACAAAAGCATGCCGAGTACGTCGGCGATTTTATTTGCTGTCGCCACACGCTAGAGCACATCCATCCTACCTTTGAATTTATCAGAACCGTGCGCCGTTCCATCGGCGATCGCGCTAACATTCCCGTCTTCTTTGAAATCCCCGACACGACCCGCGTCCTCAGAGACATGGCTTTTGAGGATATCTATTACGAGCATTGCTCCTATTTCACGCCGGGATCGCTAGCTCGTCTGTTCCGTTCCTGCGGTTTTGAAGTGACCGATCTCTATCGAGACTATGGCGATCAATATCTCATGATTGAAGCTTTACCCGTCGCTATTCCATCTGACAAAATACATCCCCTAGAAGAAACCCTCGAACAAATGAAAGAGGACGTGCAATATTTTGCAACCAACATTAAAAACAAGCTGGAAACTTGGAAGCAAAATTTAGAACAGTGGCAAGCACAGGGACAACGAGTAGTCGTCTGGGGTTCGGGTTCTAAGTGCGTCGCTTTTCTGACGACCCTCAATACGATCGATAAAATTCAATACGTTATCGACATCAATCCCCATCGTCACGGAAAATTTATCCCTGGCGTGGGCAAAGAAATCAAGTCGCCGGAATTCTTGAAGGAATATCAACCGGATCGAGTCATTGTGATGAATCCCATTTACTGCGATGAAATTGGGCAAATGCTAAACGAAATGGGAGTCGTCACCGAATTAGTTCCTCTCTAA
- the yvcK gene encoding gluconeogenesis factor YvcK family protein — protein MTHNIKPKIVIIGGGSGVSTVLSELKKVADVTAVVSMMDSGGSSGRLRNEHGILPPGDVLKCISELLPDDEYSQKWRDLLNYRFHKGEGLKGHSLGNLLLASAYDWEGGASFGIEAISQLLKLQGRVLPVTLNDANLIAKLNDGSDLIGESLIDLRSNFELAIEYIYLSRRAQVYKPVAQAILEADHVVIGPGSLFTSILPNFLVEGLPEALRQTTAPKTYIVNLVTDPSETNGYKASDFIKKIEEYYCDETLIDYAVVNVEPIDERLSRLYAKEYKFPVEPDLEACQKLVAKKIISANLVKGKTILRHDSQRLAEILLAYSKPTAEEHADVKSYLQIESSALSSELGNRYAQACV, from the coding sequence ATGACTCACAATATCAAGCCCAAAATTGTCATAATCGGCGGGGGTTCTGGCGTAAGTACAGTACTTAGCGAGTTGAAAAAAGTCGCCGATGTCACTGCCGTCGTCTCGATGATGGACAGTGGCGGCAGTAGCGGTCGGCTGCGGAACGAACACGGAATTTTGCCTCCTGGCGACGTTCTCAAATGCATCTCCGAGTTGCTGCCCGATGACGAGTACAGTCAAAAATGGCGCGACTTGCTTAACTACCGCTTTCACAAAGGGGAAGGACTCAAGGGCCACAGTTTGGGAAACCTGCTTCTCGCCTCTGCTTATGACTGGGAGGGCGGTGCTTCCTTTGGGATCGAAGCCATTTCTCAATTATTAAAGCTTCAGGGTCGCGTTTTGCCAGTGACGCTCAACGACGCGAATCTGATTGCCAAATTGAACGATGGCAGCGATTTGATCGGCGAATCTTTAATCGACCTGCGCTCTAACTTCGAGCTAGCGATCGAATATATCTATCTTTCCCGCCGCGCTCAAGTTTATAAGCCAGTGGCGCAGGCGATTTTAGAGGCAGACCACGTCGTTATCGGACCAGGCAGTTTGTTTACCAGCATTCTGCCCAACTTTTTGGTAGAAGGGCTTCCCGAAGCCTTAAGGCAAACGACCGCGCCGAAAACCTATATCGTCAATTTAGTTACCGACCCGTCTGAAACCAATGGCTATAAAGCCTCGGATTTTATTAAAAAAATAGAGGAATACTACTGCGATGAAACTCTCATTGATTACGCCGTGGTGAATGTAGAACCGATTGACGAGAGGCTGAGTCGCCTCTATGCAAAAGAATATAAGTTTCCCGTCGAGCCAGATCTAGAAGCCTGTCAAAAACTGGTCGCTAAAAAGATTATTAGCGCTAACTTGGTCAAAGGCAAAACTATCTTGCGGCATGACAGTCAGCGTTTGGCAGAGATTCTGCTGGCTTACTCAAAACCCACCGCCGAGGAACATGCAGATGTGAAGAGTTACTTGCAGATTGAATCCTCAGCCTTGAGTAGCGAACTAGGCAACAGATATGCGCAAGCTTGTGTCTGA